In Vanessa cardui chromosome 28, ilVanCard2.1, whole genome shotgun sequence, one genomic interval encodes:
- the LOC124541617 gene encoding dioxygenase tasH-like has translation MAVIAPAIYVNHGRGPMSLLGEEDHLRLTIFFRDELKRLVNWRSVNAIILVTAHWEEEIVSISSAKHHDLYFDYYDHPSETYQYRYDAPGDPELAKRIQASLQNAGIDSRLDPKRGWDHGVFVPMMLINPSADIPIIQVSVLSNQDPEQHYALGQVLYQFRKEGIAIIGSGMSYHNMNEIKFRRDTGKVVNAEFDEYLNKACTSGNDKRKQDLIVWDSQPGARDAHPPRAAEHLMPLIVIAGAGGEGPGERIFNWDMSGTFRLSGFIWKGE, from the coding sequence ATGGCGGTTATAGCACCCGCGATATATGTCAATCATGGACGCGGTCCCATGTCTCTATTGGGTGAAGAGGACCACCTAAgactaacaatattttttcgcGACGAACTCAAAAGACTCGTGAACTGGAGGAGCGTGAATGCTATCATCTTGGTCACAGCACACTGGGAGGAAGAAATAGTGTCAATATCCTCAGCGAAACATCACGACTTATACTTTGACTACTACGATCACCCCTCAGAAACCTACCAATACAGGTACGATGCTCCAGGAGATCCCGAACTAGCCAAACGCATCCAAGCATCACTGCAAAATGCTGGCATTGATTCTAGATTAGATCCGAAAAGAGGTTGGGACCATGGAGTATTTGTGCCAATGATGCTTATTAATCCAAGTGCTGATATACCAATCATTCAAGTATCAGTTCTATCCAATCAGGATCCCGAGCAACACTATGCACTTGGACAAGTTCTATACCAGTTTCGTAAAGAAGGTATAGCAATAATAGGATCTGGTATGTCGTATCATAATATGAATGAAATCAAATTCAGACGCGATACTGGAAAAGTCGTTAACGCTGAATTTGACGAATACCTCAATAAAGCCTGTACATCAGGCAATGATAAAAGGAAACAAGATTTGATAGTTTGGGACTCCCAGCCTGGTGCGAGAGATGCCCACCCACCAAGAGCCGCTGAGCACTTGATGCCACTCATAGTGATTGCTGGAGCTGGTGGAGAAGGGCCAGGAGAGAGGATCTTTAACTGGGATATGAGTGGTACTTTCAGATTGAGCGGGTTTATATGGAAAGGAGAATGA